A genomic region of Penaeus monodon isolate SGIC_2016 unplaced genomic scaffold, NSTDA_Pmon_1 PmonScaffold_22360, whole genome shotgun sequence contains the following coding sequences:
- the LOC119570137 gene encoding zinc finger protein 2-like, which yields MKLLERRRMALCVMCCGEVFRTVSLAISHKFRKHPESVIKHYCPHCGMMFPIKINRDKHLLTHTGMAPKQLFPCLTCGVAFYNFRARKFHMDSAHKG from the exons ATGAAGCTGTTGGAAAGAAGACGGATGgctctgtgtgtgatgtgttgtg GAGAAGTTTTTCGGACAGTATCCCTGGCAATTTCTCACAAGTTCCGCAAGCACCCTGAATCAGTTATTAAACACTATTGTCCTCACTGTGGCATGATGTTCCCAATTAAG ATAAATCGTGACAAGCACCTGCTGACTCATACAGGCATGGCACCCAAGCAGCTTTTCCCTTGCTTGACATGTGGAGTTGCCTTCTACAACTTCAGAGCCAGGAAGTTCCACATGGACTCAGCACACAAAGG